A stretch of Lathyrus oleraceus cultivar Zhongwan6 chromosome 6, CAAS_Psat_ZW6_1.0, whole genome shotgun sequence DNA encodes these proteins:
- the LOC127096982 gene encoding putative F-box/LRR-repeat protein At4g15060: protein MNRRSEIAKEESLDIEKLRGSPRKMDFISQLPDCLLIYIMTFLSTQVVVQTSILSKRWKNLWKFVPGLIANNTQFSKAINFWIFLNSFLTYRDGDSPLNNIVVDYNGLISIQMLTKLFKYGVSHDVERIAINAIGEGYHWLKYVDISKFMLSCRSIKYLKLSLCGTRGKVILSHPLDLPELTYCHFKEVGFSSNNVNGYIDPFSSCTKLATLILDSCNLKLGTRLFVLNDTLSKLMIHLGPYFFHQLQVQMNTPNLKSFTITGCFNSINSICPLFVHDLKFLEEVSLELWFPKISEEIATTFLSWLKMFTNVYSMTLASPTLMVFTSMPNYPDIEDVRFKNMESVLVKIDPFASLFPKEVLAYLFKNSRCNEIVTTFTELPLYYEQRFMLGR from the exons ATGAATCGAAGGAGTGAGATTGCAAAGGAAGAGTCTCTAGACATAGAGAAATTAAGAGGTAGTCCAAGAAAAATGGATTTCATAAGTCAACTACCTGACTGTCTATTGATATATATAATGACATTCTTATCGACACAAGTTGTTGTTCAAACATCTATTTTGTCTAAAAGATGGAAAAATTTATGGAAGTTTGTCCCCGGTCTAATAGCAAACAATACTCAATTCTCAAAAGCCATCAACTTTTGGATTTTTCTAAACTCATTCTTAACCTATCGTGATGGAGATAGTCCCTTGAACAATATAGTTGTCGATTATAATGGTTTAATTTCCATTCAAATGTTGACCAAGCTCTTCAAATATGGTGTCTCACATGACGTGGAGAGAATAGCAATTAATGCTATTGGTGAGGGTTATCATTGGTTAAAATATGTAGATATTTCCAAATTTATGCTTTCATGTCGTTCTATAAAGTATCTTAAACTTTCACTTTGTGGAACAAGAGGGAAAGTAATACTTTCACACCCTTTAGACCTTCCTGAATTGACATATTGTCATTTTAAAGAAGTTGGATTCTCGTCAAATAACGTGAATGGTTATATCGACCCTTTCTCGAGTTGTACAAAGCTAGCAACTCTGATACTTGATTCTTGCAACCTAAAGTTGGGAACAAGATTGTTTGTGTTAAATGATACACTTTCCAAATTGATGATACACTTAGGTCCCTATTTTTTCCATCAACTACAAGTTCAAATGAACACTCCAAATCTGAAATCGTTTACTATTACGGGTTGTTTCAATAGTATAAACTCTATTTGTCCCCTCTTTGTGCACGACCTCAAATTCCTTGAAGAAGTGAGTCTTGAGCTTTGGTTTCCCAAAATTTCTGAAGAGATTGCAACGACTTTTCTGAGTTGGCTAAAAATGTTCACTAATGTCTACTCAATGACTCTTGCTTCTCCAACTCTTATG GTTTTTACATCTATGCCTAATTATCCTGATATCGAAGATGTTCGTTTCAAAAATATGGAGTCAGTGCTGGTGAAAATCGACCCTTTTGCATCTTTATTTCCAAAGGAAGTATTGGCATACTTATTTAAAAACAGTCGGTGCAATGAAATTGTTACTACTTTTACAG AACTACCATTGTACTATGAGCAGAGATTTATGCTGGGACGTTAA